One Tiliqua scincoides isolate rTilSci1 chromosome 9, rTilSci1.hap2, whole genome shotgun sequence DNA segment encodes these proteins:
- the LOC136660568 gene encoding E3 ubiquitin-protein ligase RNF182-like has protein sequence MNYPPTEGEEKVLNDELECKICYQKFNIRTRKPKILNCLHRVCAKCLTKILHVGDGSLCISCPFCRHETELQEEEVEGLPNDTNIMSKLMTKDKTAWSSDCKEVVLTPKNLASSSPSHGSSNCLVITIMEVQRDSTRTPSQNTLSDYYTDHSLDSVSVNSHSQQDQDIFSKLCNHVPRILVWLLGFFYFGSLPLGIYLLVIQKVTLGIVCVSLVPSSLTVCLVYGFCQCLCQGMCDCSSRN, from the coding sequence ATGAATTATCCTCcaacagaaggggaagaaaaagtaCTGAACGATGAGTTGGAATGTAAAATCTGTTACCAAAAGTTTAACATTCGCACCCGTAAGCCCAAAATCTTAAACTGCCTTCACAGGGTATGTGCTAAATGCCTAACAAAAATCCTCCATGTTGGAGATGGCTCCCTTTGTATTAGCTGTCCTTTCTGCCGACATGAGACAGAGCTGCAggaagaagaagtggaaggactCCCCAATGATACAAACATTATGTCCAAACTCATGACAAAAGACAAGACAGCCTGGAGTTCAGACTGCAAAGAAGTTGTTCTGACACCAAAGAACTTGGCTTCCTCAAGTCCTTCTCATGGGTCATCAAACTGCTTGGTGATAACCATCATGGAAGTACAGAGAGATTCCACAAGGACTCCAAGCCAAAACACCCTCTCAGATTATTACACAGATCACAGCCTTGACTCTGTGTCTGTTAACTCTCACAGCCAACAAGATCAAGATATCTTCTCTAAACTTTGTAATCACGTCCCCAGAATATTAGTGTGGCTGCTTGGATTTTTCTACTTTGGTTCTTTGCCGCTTGGAATTTATTTGTTGGTGATTCAGAAAGTGACCCTTGGCATTGTCTGTGTCAGTCTTGTTCCATCCAGCCTAACTGTGTGTCTAGTGTACGGTTTCTGTCAGTGTCTTTGCCAAGGAATGTGTGATTGTTCCTCTAGaaactga